A single window of Phycisphaeraceae bacterium DNA harbors:
- a CDS encoding VOC family protein yields MADPQIRGIYETVLYATPTGPTVAFYREVLGLKPIGHGSDLGGAFRLPDGGVLLIFDPALSSIAGRLVPTHGRPMAAGAGHAAFSVAPGEYGAWIDRLRRHGVVIEHEHTWAPGGRSVYFRDPAGNSVELVDGQVWET; encoded by the coding sequence ATGGCCGATCCGCAGATCCGCGGCATCTACGAGACTGTCCTGTATGCCACGCCGACGGGGCCGACGGTGGCGTTCTACCGCGAGGTGCTGGGACTGAAGCCGATCGGCCATGGCTCGGACCTCGGCGGCGCGTTCCGACTGCCCGATGGCGGCGTCCTGCTGATCTTCGACCCGGCGCTGTCGTCCATCGCGGGCCGGCTGGTCCCCACGCACGGGCGTCCCATGGCGGCCGGGGCGGGGCACGCGGCGTTCAGCGTGGCGCCCGGCGAGTACGGCGCGTGGATCGACCGGCTGCGGCGGCACGGCGTCGTGATCGAGCACGAGCACACCTGGGCCCCCGGCGGCAGGTCGGTGTATTTCCGAGATCCCGCGGGAAACTCCGTTGAACTCGTCGACGGCCAGGTCTGGGAGACCTGA